TTATCATAGGTTATAAAACCTATATAGATTTAATTCGTCCCTTTACTGAAGGGAAAAAGGTCATTGATAGTGGTATGAAGAAGGAAATAGAAAGGTGCAATTTAGCGGTTGATTTGGCTGAAGCAGGATCTACAGTTGCGTTGGTAAGCAGTGGAGACCCTGGTATTTATGGTATGGCAGGGGCACTACTAGAGGTAAAGCATGAACGAAAAAGTCCTATAGAAATTGAAGTGATTCCAGGGGTGACGGCTGTCAGTGCGGCGGCGGCAGTATTAGGTGCTCCTCTAATGCATGATTTTGCAGTAATTAGCTTAAGTGATTTATTGACAGATTGGGAGGTTATTAAAAAACGACTTGCCTTAGCAGGAGAAGGGGATTTTGTTATTGCGCTTTATAATCCCAAGAGTAAAGGAAGAGTCACCCAGATTGAAGAAGCAAGAAGTATACTATTGCAACACAGAAAAAACAGCACACCAGTAGGCATTGTACGAAATGCAAAGAGACAAGGGGAAGAAATGACGATTACTACGCTAGAAGAAATGTTACTACATCCTATTGATATGTTTACGATGGTTATTATCGGCAACAGCAATACTCTTGTTCAGGATGGAAAAATGATTACCCCTAGGGGATATCATCTATGATTCTAGCCTTGTGTGGCACTAGTGAGGGGAGAGCACTGGTGGAAAAGCTTCTTGAAAAAAAACTTGAAGTAATAGCTACTGTTACTACTGCTTATGGAGGACAATTATTAAAAGAAGATTCCAGGGCAGAAGTATTAGAAGAAAAGTTAGATGTAGCGAAGATGAGGGAATTAATTGAAGAAAAAAATATTCAG
The sequence above is drawn from the Clostridium formicaceticum genome and encodes:
- the cobJ gene encoding precorrin-3B C(17)-methyltransferase, translated to MGKVFVIGIGPGEENYMTPAAKEGIISSDIIIGYKTYIDLIRPFTEGKKVIDSGMKKEIERCNLAVDLAEAGSTVALVSSGDPGIYGMAGALLEVKHERKSPIEIEVIPGVTAVSAAAAVLGAPLMHDFAVISLSDLLTDWEVIKKRLALAGEGDFVIALYNPKSKGRVTQIEEARSILLQHRKNSTPVGIVRNAKRQGEEMTITTLEEMLLHPIDMFTMVIIGNSNTLVQDGKMITPRGYHL